Within Corvus moneduloides isolate bCorMon1 chromosome 23, bCorMon1.pri, whole genome shotgun sequence, the genomic segment GCTGTAGCAcccctgtcccttgtccccccACCTCCCGAGTGACGGGTCACCCCAGGGGTCACAGCTTTAAAGTGGGGAGAGccaggggacagggctgctgcCCCCCACCCAGAGGAGGCAGGAGCTCTGCCTGTACCCATTCTTCATTTCCCCATCACAAAAAGGGCTTCTCAAAGGGCCTGGGATTGCTGACCGGGTTTTGAGGCGCAACCGGGACTTTTTGCAAgctgaagagaggaaaaaaggccGAAAAAGGCCGAGAAGCGGAAGCCGGAGCCGCGGGCACGCAGGGGCGAGGGGAAGTTGAGAAACATCTGAGCCATTTCACTGCGACTTCTGATTTcaccctcccccacccccagaaAGACGCATTAGAGGGTGCAAACTCCAATATAAACTGCAAAATTTGGAAGGGAGGGGGCTGTACCTGCTGGGGTCACCCACTCCTTGCTCCCCACCCAGCACGATCCCCAGCCTCCCGTGCCCCCGAAGCGATGCCCGAGGAAGAGATGGGATGCAGACGTCTTACCGGCAGCCGTCCCGCCGAGGCTGAGCAGAGGGTCCTGAGCTCGGAGCCTTGGGGGGTGTCACAGAAAGACCCGCCCCGGGAACCGGGAACGCTGACAGCCGCTGGCGTGTAGACCTGGGAGAAACAGCCGGTGGACAACGGGGGGCTGCCCAAGCTGGAAGCCCCCGGATCACAGGAGCCCATCACCGACATGGCCTTCTTCgggtggtggtggggaggggggtgcGGGAGGGCGGtgccccccctccccggggcGGGGGACACTCCCCTGGGGAGCCGCAGCATTGCAAAGTCCTTTCCGAGAAGCCCGGCCcgggggagggggcaggagcACCCCGCGATTCCGTAGCCGGGAGGGGGTCACAATCTCAGCCGTGGCATTTTGGGGGAGCGGGGAGGCGTTCCGGCGGGCGATGCCACCGGCCggtccccaaattccccctgAAAAACCTGCAGAGAAGAACGCGACGGCGATGCCGCCAAAACCGTAGGAAAAATCGCTTTTGGCCCCAAAAATCGGCCGCACTGGGGCCGTATGGGGCCGGGGCGGCCGGAGCGCCGCCCCGCCTGGGCCGGGACCCCCGCGCCCGGCTCCGCTCCCGCCCGATCGCGCCCGGCCCCGAGcgctccttttttttttttttttttttttccgggttttttttttttaagcgCCAAAACCCGTGCCGCGAAATTCGGATTTCCCGCGGAAAATGCCGCGCGCTGATTGGCTGCCGCTGCCGTGGTCCCGCCCCCTCTCTGCGGCCGGTGGCGCCGCGCCGGGAGGGGCCTTAAAgcggccgcggcgggcggggtCATTTATGCAAATACGGGGAGGGGCCTTCCTGAGACCACTTGCTGGGGGGAGGGGTGCTCGTTTTGGGGGAGGAGGGCATTCGGGTTGGGGATCGGGACTAGCACACATTTTCcgctatttatttattttttagacAATACCCCCCCCCAATCAATCTGGTGGGCTCCAGCCTGGGGGCTTCGACCGTCCAACCCCCTCATCCCGCATTCCTGATCGTCATCTCCATCGACGCCCAATCCTCATcttcccatcctcatcccaccCTTCCCATCGTTCCCCCATCCCCAGTTACAGCAacccagggcaggggagagggggctgcatgtatttaaaaccaaaattttggGGTCCAGCAGTCAGAGGCTGTCTGGCACCTCCCCACCCTGCAGACAGGGGACAGTGCTGTCGGGGGAGGGCAGTGATCTCAGAGGGGCTCAGCATGAGGAGTTTTGGCCCCTGGTTCACTCATAGTTCATTCAACCTGCTGTCCATTGTTCCCCATGCGTCCCACCCGCATCTCCTTGGAGTGCATCAGGTCTTTCTGGCAAAGTGGAGGGAGAAGATGGGGATGAAGGGCACCCAAGCTGGCCTACGGGATATTTCAGAGTGCAGCAATAGCAGGAATCACAGAGGCAATTGCAAACACCCGAGGGAGGGCAATTCTGACCATCACTGGCACCAGTAAAAGGCCACCACAGCCACTGAGACAAGCCAGGGTTTAATCCTGCCGAGGCCACCAAGTCACAGCGGTTGGTTCCTCTCCATCCCCTGGTTCTTCTCCATCCCCTGGTTCCTCTCCATTCCCTGATTCCTCTCCATCACCTGGTTGCCTCCATCCATTCATTCCTCTTCATTGCTCTTCTCTCCATcattctcctctccaggaaGAGCCAACTCCATGCCCAGGTCTGGGATAAGGATAATCATGCGCAGAGATGGACTTTTGTGCAAAGAAGCCTCCTGGAATACAGACAGATGGACACACATGCTGGGCATGGCCTCTGCTGCGGATGAGGAAGGACACCAGACCTCCAGACTCCGACTCAGCTGGGAGGGACGCCCAGAAATGTGCCAGGAGCCTCGGATCCAGGATAGACATTTGCCTCCCACCGTGCAAGAGCTTTGAGGCAGAACAAAAGACCTGGCAGCAGTGATGCCACCCCAGCTGGGTGGTGCAGCCCTTGTGCCAGGAGTGTGGCTGAGCTTGGCAAATCAACCCGCCTAGgccttcttcttcccctctgtgGGAGGAAGACAACTGCTGTCTCCATCTCAGTGCACAAAGAGAAGGCCGTGCCTGGCAGGGTGGATAAATCTGTGTCGACTGGCTGCCTCGGGCTCGCTCCAGCGGGTGACCCTTGGGATAAGGACATAAGGGTATGGCAAGGGCCTGGCAGGTTGTGTCCTCAACTCCTGCGGTTTGGACAAAGCAGAGGTGATGTCCCCACATGTCATCAGTGTGACCTCACTGGGGTAAGGGTTGACCCAGAAGGTGGGAAAACTTATTGGCTCTCACcccctcagctgtgctgaggaacagctgagggaggagTCAAGGGCATCTTTCTGCTACCTAATATTTGCTCAATAAGCCTTTTACAGGCTTTCCAGCCACGGCTTTCCACCAGCAAAGTCCTCTACCATATCAGAAGACACAGACTTGTATCTTCCTATGACACCAAGGTGTCCAGAAGGGTGGGCCATGCACCAGCTTCCATCCTACAAGCCAGAggggtttggattggaaaggaccttagagatcatctcgTTCTGTGATGTTGCAGAGGTCTGGGATGACCTTGTGGATGGCCTGAAGCATCCCAACCAGCCCCTTGACCAGCCCCCTCACCCTGGGGCAAGATGAGAGATCCCATCACTGTGCTGGCCATGGTGGGGGGGAGGAGCCAGGAGACCCCTCCTAGCTTCCCCCCCGAGGGTCTTGGGAGGGTCTGAACTGCACTCCCAAACCAGGGTGAAGAGGTGATGGTGAAGAACAAGCAATGATGTTGCTTTTCCCAGTGCAGATTCAGCACATGAGATAGTGGCACCACACCTGGGCCACTGCATTTCTGCTCAGACCAAGATGGCACCACCAGAGGCTTTGGGGTACAGCACCCCCACCCTCGCTTACCTCAGGATCTGGAAAATCTTTTGGATATTCAGCTTGGAGATGAGGGACCTCATCATGATGCGGAGCACAAGGAGGAGGTTGACTATATCCCAGAAGCAGGGGGCTGAAGCTGGGCTGTGGGCCCCAAATGAGACCACATCCCCTAATGTTCCTCCCCCAGGAACATTCCCAGGAGAGAGGGGGTACAAGGGGTGCTGGTGGCCTATGGCTCTGCCCAGAGTGGGGGGAACAACTGTCCCGGGAGCATGCGATGGGCCACTAGGCAAGCACAGGTGGCCACCAGCCCCCACGGCCCAATGCCAcacatccctgtgcctggaATGGGGGCAACAGAGGAGGTCCCAGTCCTTTCTGGAAAGGCACCAGAGAAGGTCCTGGTCCTTTCCAAGGGGAACATCAGAGGAGATCCCAATTCTTCCCGGGGTAGGCATCGGAGGAAGCCTTGGTCGTTTccaaggctgcagcagaggaaatcTGAAATCCCAGCTCTTCCCGAGGGGAGAGCCTTCCCGGTGAGCCGGgctcttcttcctctgccctGGAGACGGCAGCAGCGAGCCGCGGCTGCGGAGCCCTCACCGCTCCGGCTCCACCCCACATCGTCCCCGGCGGATTTTGGGACGTGTGTGAAGCCTCTGTCCCACCATGGGACAAAGCCCCGATGTCACctgtgggagagggaaggcaaGGGCTGACAGGAACATGCGAGGTGGCTTCCACGACAGAGGGTAGTCTCcatgggggtggggagggggcaggaatAGCCTCCTCCAATTCCATAGCATCTCTGGGAGTTCCAGCCAAGGGGGTGCTGAGCCCCTACACAGGTTGGTTTGTAGGATGAGCCCTCCTGTGCATACATGCGCGcgtgtgtgtgcacagacaCATGTCAGTGTAGGCACGTGTGTAAGTACACATAGGTGTCTAAGTGCACACAGGCATGCATGCATATATGCACACATACGTAAGTGTGCATGCATTTTAAGTGTGACACAGACGTGTGTCAGTGCCTGGAGGCATGTTGTAAATACACATGGGCACAGGTGTAAATGCATGCACACGTGTGAGTGTGCCCGGACACGTGTGTCAGCGTCTGTATACACGTGTGTGAGTGCACATAGGTGTTTGCAACTGAACACAGTCGTGCATGCGTATCTGCACGTGTGAGCATGCACAGACGTGTGTCAGTTTGTAAACACGCGTGTAAGTGCACACAGGTGTGTGCAAACGCACACAGCCGTGTGtgcatacatgcacacacatgtgAATATGCACATACCACACGTGTCGGTGTAGCCATGTGTGTAAGTACACATGTGCGTGTATGCACCCACGGTCAGCGGCCAGAACCCCCTTCTTCCACGCGTGAGCGCGCCTGGCCAAGGTCACGCGTGTGCGCGCAGCATCTGTGTCAGCGGCGGCTGGCGGAGAGCCGGGCGGGGGGGCCGAGGGGGGCCAGGCCTTGGCCAGGGCagcagcgggaggaggaggaggaggtggaggaggaggaggaggaggtggagggaaGTGCGGCTCAGACAGCGCGGCGCCAGCAAACACCTGCAAACAGCTCCGGGCACACAATGGCAAATACAGGTGGGAACCGCCGCCTCCGTCAGCGCAGCGATTGCATCAGACTCCGGCGCTTGCCAAGAGGCGAACGAGCCAGCCCAGGGGCCACCGGCaccgcggcggggccgcgctcgACCTTCACCATTCCCCCCCGTGTTCGTTTTTGCCCTCCTCACCCTCTTTTCTGCACCCCTGCAGTGTAGCTGGGGTGGTAAAAGTAAAGCCGGGCTTGCTCGGCCAGGAGCATTTTTCTCGTTCCAGCTGTTCCCCCCGAGGTAAATCTCGGCCCCGGCGGCTATTTTTAGCTGTGTGTTTTCCCcgttttctttatttttaattttttttaaatcagggtTTTCCTGGAAAGCATCGGCATCCCACAACAGCCAGGGTAAATCTGCTGCATGGGGTAAATCTTCCCCCCGGGGTAAATCCCATCAATCCCCCGAGGTAAATCCAAGCCCCAGCAGTTACTTTTAGTTGTGAGGgtttccctatttttttcttttaaaaacaaatttatttttaaatcagggGTTTCAAAGAAAGCACTGGCAACAAGCCACAGCCCAGTCCAGGGAGCCGGTGGGGTCTGAACAAGGCTTGTGCCAGAGTCCGGGAATGTCGGGGTGGCTGTTCCGGGCAAGGTGCTGGGATCCATCCGCCACGAGGGAGGAGGTAACGGCCCTGGAAGGCTTCCTGGGAGCTAGAGCCAAACCTACGCCCTGCCAAATGGCGCAGCCCCCGGCGTCGGGAATCCCCTGCCCTCATCCCTGAGGCGGGACAGGGGTCACCTCCACTCCCCGGGGGCTGGAGTCCCCCTCCACCTCCCCAGTGCTGTTTCCGTCCAAAAAGCCTCAGGAGGACTGGTTtctcccaccccaccagtgCCTAGCCCCACTTCTCCCAGTAACCCCAGCCCCAAAGTAGGCTCATTAATGCTCCCACGAGTCCAGGATTTCCACCACCATCATCCCTGATGGGGGACCCATTAGGACCTGGAGTGCTCACACTGCAAGAAGCCCCACCTTCCAGCTACCGAGACACATTCCTGTCCCCTGGCTCATTCCCAGGGTGCTTTTCCCACCCGTCCCACTCAAATCCCTTTGGCACatcagcactggcacagctggaggacCATGACACCGGGGTGAACGTGGGGACACTCACCCCTAACCCAccctttgccttttcctccagagCCAAAAGCCATTGGAAATGGCAAAAGCCTACTTTTAGCTTGTCAGCATGACAGCAGCTCCGTTCCCAGATGCAGTGGTTTCCGGAGGGACACCATCACCTGCCTCCCACCGTGCCTGGACAGCCCCTGTTGCTGCATCCCACTCCACCCGGGAGTGCCTGAGGGTaccctgccctggggagcccagggACGCcgagctgggaggagggaggaaagttCCCAGGGGCTGGTGATCCAGTTGGACCAGGTGATGCTTTTTGGAAGCCCCGtatgctgcttttccctgtggaaatGCCCATGGACAGGGGGCATTTGGCAGGTGCCAGCTGCACCCCAAGCTCCTGTTGGCTGTCCTGGGGATAGAGGCTGAAGCAGGTGTGCGTGGGGGAAGGTTTGTATCACTCTGTGCTCCAAGACCCCCGtgtcttctccctcctcctcttccttttcccactttGCAGTCCCTAACCCAGCTCCCCTAGatgctggagcaccctgggaacACCCCAACGCCACAGGGCAGGACCCACATCATGCCTGGCCAAGCCCACGGCAGCAAAACCAGAGCCCAGCTACAGGGGATAAAGAGGATGCTGCTACAGGTGGGGGTGAAGTTAATTTAACTTCATCCCAGGCAGGCCAGCACCTTCCCCAGGGAGCATGATCTGGCTCCACAGCTGAGCCAGCCGCGGGTCACATCTGCTCCCGGGCCAAAGGGAAACCGCAGCATTACCcaaggggagggaaaagcatttctgctcCAAACACCCCTTTCCTGGGGTGTTGACCCCAGGGAGAACAGGCCAGGCAGGGACTGCTCTCTGGATATCACCTGgggcagcagaagcagcccAGAAACGCCTCTACTCCTATGGGGTGTATCCTGGGGGAGCAGCATCACCCCTTCCAGCCCGGTAGAAGCTCAAGTCCAACCTCAGGGCACCCAGTAGCCCATTTTCACAAGGCTAAAAGTGGAAAAAGCATGTTTTCCCGTCCTTTTCAGGGCTCCAGCTACACCTCCATATGGTCCCTGGGGCTCAGCACCGTCTTCACTCCTTCCACATCAGataagcacagcagcacccaaaATAGCTGGCAGCCACCTCGGCCAGGAGCCGGCAGCCCAGGGTTAATTTCTCCCATACCTGAGCTGACATTTCAACGCTATTACACAATTACGGAGATTCCTACAGTAACCCTAGAAGTTCCCATCAGAGTTTGGGAGGCTCCCATCCCCCAGGGGTTTGTTTTCCCACCCAGGGGTGCACCCCAACTCCCTCCACCCCActgatgagggaaaaaaaatcaaaatgatcTGATTTTTATTATGTAAAAATGGTAACTTTTATAAAAAGTTTATAAAGCAAGTACAAGGCACATTCGCAGAAATTCACCTTCCTGCACAAAAGGTACAAAAAGATACTCTAGTATAGAGCTCCACAATACACGAGGCCGCGGCCCCAGAGAGTTTGGTTCATACTCGAGGATGTctgtccccccctccccaaaaccccctaaTCCCCACCCCACCATTCCATtaaacacctttaaaaaaaaaggactcGCTGCTATAATCCAAAAATATACAGACAACCTTCTCTTCATCGTCAGTCTatcattaaaaatatctcaTGTGAGTTCGGGTCCAAAGCTGGGATGCTGAACTCCGTGGGTGGGATGCTGGCGGTGGAAGGCTGGGGGGGTCGGAACCAGCCGCTCCCCGCTCGCGGTGCCCGGGCCCGGGGGAGGCGATGCCGGGGCCGGTAGGTCACAGACAGCCCGGCGCCACGGAGGAAGCTGCTATTTACCTCCGGCTGATAACGAACCAGGAACCGACACTCGCTGCCTGTTTGCTAATTGGCACcgggagaggagagaagagagggggagggaggaaaaagaataataGTGGTAATTAGTGTGGTGATAAGTGGGGTTGGGGATGGACATTTGGGAAGAGGGGGTGGGAGCCGGGAAACAAAGTTGCTCGGGGCCGGTATGTGGCCCCCGGTTGGGGATACTGGGGGTGGGTTGGTGCTGGTGGGGGACTGGAGTGCAGGTGGGAgacttgggggggggggattgCAGAAAGAGGAAGCACGCGTTTGCGTTATTGGGATCGGTATCGGTGGTGGGTTGGGGGAGGTGGACTGGGGTGCGGGTGGTGGGAAATTGGGGTGCGAGGGGGAATTGGGGAGAGGGGAGCATGGGTTGCTGGGGATCGGTCCCTGGGGATTTTGATGCTGAGGGGCGGGAGGGGGGCCCGGGAGGCCACCTGGGGTACGGACATATGGGGAGGAGCGGGCTGTGGATGGTGGTGATTGGGGGCGACACTCACCTGATGGCGGCGGCGTTAGTGACACAAACTTCTCTCGTCTTCGGTGGGGAGCTCTGAGGCGAGTTCAGCCGCCTGCGGAGAGAGTGGACAGGGCTTAAGATCACCCCGGCGGCTGCTGGTCCCCGTTCCTCCCCATTCCGCACCAACACACTCGGGGACCGTGCAGCAACCCCATCTCGACGTATTATCACCTCCAACCTAACACACCCTCCCCAAATCGACGtaccttcccccccccccccccagcccgaAGCAACTCTTACCTTGAGGGAGAGTAGGGTGGCCTCGGAGGAGGGGTCGCGGCCCTTGGACCCCTCCTCCAGCACGATCTGGAGGTCGAAAATGTAGTCTATGACGTGCTGCAGGATCTCCACCTGGCTCACCTTGGTGCCTTGAGGGATGCCCGGCACCAGCTCCCGCAATTTGGAATAGCAGTCGTTCATATCGTAGAGCAAGTTCATGGGCTCTTCCAAGGCCGGGCTCTTGTTGTGGCTGCCCCGGGCGATGGCCAAACTCTGCTCCGAGAGGCAGCAAACGGCCTCGTAGCAGCTCCGGACGGAGCGCACCGGGCTGATAGCTTTCATGGTGGGCTCAGAACAGATCCGGAGATACAGAACGGGGGGTGTCTAGGAGGCTCAGAGGCTATCGCGGCACCGGGGGCCTTGCTGGGACCTCCGAGCACCAGCACCGCCAAAGCGGGCAGCTCTTGAGAGCCTTGACTGCCACACCTCACACGCCAAACCTTCGGACCTCGCTGGCAGACTGGGGAGGCGACGGGGCCCCGCGCCGGCTTTATATAGGCAGCGCGACTTGACCGCGCCCACTGCATGCAAATTATGAACTACATAACCCACTTTTGTGTAAAATAACCATTAATCTCGTCCCTTTTATGTAAACGAATCCCTAAACCCCGCCCCCGAACGTGAATGAACATCAAACCCCGCCCCTACACCTAAATGAAGCCTTAAACGCCCTCTACCTCAgccccccccgctccccccagccccccaaacTGACCCTTGATGGCCAGAGCGGCCCGACGGGGGATGACACGACCGCGCAGGTCCCCCTCCCCATGGCCGGACCCCCAAACCTCTTGGGGACTATCCTCTCCTAAACCCCTTCGACACCCCaaccccagcacccccaaactgtcttccccccccccctccctttTGCAGTGAATTCCCCCTATTTTTGGACGGGACGATGGggtttcccccctccccacctccctgtTTTAAGGAAATTAGTGCCGCCCTGTTCCTCAATCCGCTTCTCATCTGACCTCCAGACTTTCTGGCGTCAGGAATTATCTTGtgaccagcagaaaaaaattaattgcgGTAAAACTGAGGTTACGATGGAGAAACCAGATTTAGGTCAGCGCCTGCAAGAGGCCTGGAGGGTTTTTTATTCtggaggggggagaggagatTTATAGGCAAAGGGGTTACCCCAGTAGAAGTGatgggggggcgggggagggggggggcgAGGATGAAGAAAACTGCCCTCCCGACCCATCGCTGCCTCAAAACTTACGGAATCAGAGAACGTCCATAGAAAAAGCCCAAAGCTGGAGCAATCTGGGGTCCCCAAGTGGGTGTCACTGTAGCGGGTGCCACACGGAGGGGTCCCGCAGAAGTGACAGCCCCACAACACCCAGATTGTGAATCTGTATGAGCCCAAGGGGAAAAATCTCTCTGCCCCAAATATTGACTTCTATGGGATTTAGTTATGGGGGGTGTTATTGGGGCTTAGTTATGGAAGTGCAGGAAGGGAATGTTACAGCTGAGAGGGGGAGGGCACCCTGGGACCGTGCTCGGCCCGGGGGTCCCAGCTAAtgaggggtgcaggggggtgGGGGTACCGGCACCTGGACCAAATTACTCCTGCCCACGGCAGCGATTTATTCTAGATCTGCCCAAATCCCGGTTCGGTAGTGCTGGGGTTTATTTCCACGCCCTCAAAGGGGTCTGGGGACTGCAGGCTGGAGGACACCCCTCCTCCCCACATCTCCCCCAAGCCACGAGCTGCTCAACAGCCCCCCCCAAGAAACCTTGAAAGCAGCGTCCAACACTTTCTGAGGTTGGATTATTT encodes:
- the ID3 gene encoding DNA-binding protein inhibitor ID-3, whose protein sequence is MKAISPVRSVRSCYEAVCCLSEQSLAIARGSHNKSPALEEPMNLLYDMNDCYSKLRELVPGIPQGTKVSQVEILQHVIDYIFDLQIVLEEGSKGRDPSSEATLLSLKAAELASELPTEDERSLCH